From one Trifolium pratense cultivar HEN17-A07 linkage group LG1, ARS_RC_1.1, whole genome shotgun sequence genomic stretch:
- the LOC123889333 gene encoding uncharacterized protein LOC123889333: MRHNPTLFTGGYAPDAAVKWVEEVEIFEELCAFSPHYNTVDAEEAKCVKFESGLRPDIKHLIGFSQIRDFATLVDKCRICDDDGKAKTNYYKAMSDKRGKGQDRGKPYGDKGKKVVESSGGKKRGGGQCYKCGELGHKSYECPKKVDKCFNCGRLGHKSDVCQVKVTCFNCGEEGHKSPMCKKPKKTMRKVFALSGDDADQGDNLIRGTCFIYNTPLIAIIDTGATHSFISVDCMKRLSIPVSEMSGRMEIETPANGSVTTRLVCRDCPVTVFGRHFGMDLVCIQLSGIDVIFGMNWLIFNRVHINCCEKTVVFPKPEESLHLMSKKEVVESLKEPVEVYALFASLKMEGEVKVEELPVVCEFPDVFPEDVSDVPPKREVEFTIDLVPGTSPISMAPYRMSASELNELKKQLEELLEKKFIRPSVSP, translated from the exons ATGAGGCATAATCCGACACTTTTCACTGGAGGCTATGCTCCAGATGCTGCTGTCAAGTGGGtagaggaagttgagatt tttgaAGAACTTtgtgcgtttagtccacactacaacaccgtgGACGCTGAGGAGgctaagtgtgtcaagtttgaaagtgggttgcgcccggacatcaagcatcttatcggattttctcaaatccgagactttgcaactttggtggataagtgccgtatttgtgatgatgatggaaaggccaagactaattactacaaggccatgagtgacaagagaggaaaaggtcaagaccgtgggaagccCTATGGTGACAAGGGGAAGAAGGTTGTTGAGTCtagtggtggaaagaagagaGGTGGTGGACAATGCTACAAGTGTGGCGAGTTGGGTCATAAGTCTTATGAGTGCCCAAagaaggtggacaagtgttttAACTGTGGGAGGCTAGGACATAAGTCGGATGTTTGTCAAGTGAAAGTgacttgtttcaattgtggcgaagagggtcacaagagtcctatgtgcaagaagccgaagaagactatgAGAAAGGTGTTTGCCttgagtggagatgatgcggatcagggagataatctcattagaggtacgtgtttcatctataacactcctttaattgcgattattgatacgggagcaacacattcttttatatccgttgattgcatgaagcgtcttagtatacctgtgtctgaaatgtctggtcgtatggaaatagaaactcctgctaatggttctgtaactacccgcctcgtatgtcgtgactgtcccgtaaccgtgtttggtagacactttggaatggacctagtgtgtatccaacttagtggAATAGATGTTATCTTTGGTATGAACTGGTTGATATTTAATCGAGTCCATATCAATTGTTGCGAGAAGACCGTTGTATTTCCTAAACCGGAGGagagtttgcatttgatgagtaagaaggaagtagtagagtcgttgaaggaacctgtagaggtgtatgcgttgtttgcatccttgaaaatggaaggtgaagttaaggtggaagagttaccggttgtttgtgaatttcccgatgtatttccggaagacgtgtcagatgtaccgccgaagagagaagtagagtttacgatcgatttggtacctggtactagtccgatatctatggcaccgtatagaatgtcagcgtcagagttgaatgagttgaagaagcaactagaggaactacttgagaagaagtttattcgacctagtgtatcgccg